A genomic window from Sphingobacterium spiritivorum includes:
- a CDS encoding TonB-dependent receptor produces MRHLALVSIFLFLSLSAVGQIRISGKITDKQTSQPIKGASISILNSKDSTTLKAPSDEVGNYTFNNLEQGTYVININFMGYKQDMRKITLGSTAATVNFQMESSEIMLDEIEITAETVALKGDTMEFNANKYATAKNSDADELIRQIPGVEIDEDGNVNAHGEAVKKIIVDGKEFFSTDPKIALKSLPADIIDKVQIIDDKSEQAKFSGFDDGKRDKVINIVTKPNRKRGYFGKANGSLGNDEKYATNININGFQNDKRYSLTAMANNTNETNFGEQGRGGNRGGNSNVERGLSKTYAVATSVNNSYLNQKMQVSADYNFNSTNTNIFTNSLTNYILGSRANQLRKQTQNSDNGSVSHNAGARLHWDIDSTQRIDFAPQLSYTSNDRTNFNISTTLNQLQDTINTSDRRNRNNSNNFNISGALTYMVRLNKPGRTLSVNLNGNHSSNNSEGRTYALNQYYKDALLNRIDTNNNQNISEGYGNGINGRLTFTENISKFSRLQANYSYRNTANYSDRKTFEFLEETGQLGQLNERLSNEFRNDFDFHSGGISYLFSKKDSLTFQIGANYQYASRKNDKTFPKNVITTSGFRSFLPEMNITYHISKEKRLELKYNTATNAPSINQLQDFIDNQNALRIQNGNPDLNQEYKHNISFQFRDIKKSTGRSFNSSLNFEYIQDKIVNSILLTDTAVQITDEIILGAGGQYIRPENVNGAYSVRMTNSLGLPINKWKLNLNLNNNLFFNNNYSILNKDLLNSRSYVIRQRVGVSSNFGRKTVIGLSYNGNLTFTENPSLQVKKYNVYNHTINNNASVDFWKGMFVTSNINYMLNGGVQNTSGVQTVIWNASIGKRFFQKENAELSLKAFDIFNKAKNVNRRIDEFSISDVQSNTLTRYFLLSFTYHLRKFGGQESKGSRGPSNSRGERGRGRGNR; encoded by the coding sequence ATGAGACACCTTGCGCTTGTCAGTATCTTTCTGTTCCTGTCCTTATCGGCTGTTGGTCAAATCCGGATTTCAGGTAAAATCACGGATAAACAGACATCCCAACCTATCAAAGGGGCCAGTATTTCTATTCTTAACAGCAAAGATTCAACGACCCTGAAAGCTCCCAGTGATGAGGTGGGCAACTATACGTTCAACAACCTGGAACAAGGCACCTATGTCATCAATATCAACTTCATGGGGTATAAACAGGATATGCGAAAAATTACTTTGGGCAGCACAGCTGCAACTGTCAATTTTCAGATGGAATCTTCGGAGATCATGTTGGATGAAATAGAGATTACAGCCGAAACCGTTGCGCTGAAAGGTGATACAATGGAATTTAATGCCAATAAATATGCAACAGCCAAAAACTCGGATGCAGATGAACTGATCAGGCAGATTCCCGGAGTAGAAATTGATGAAGACGGCAATGTGAATGCCCACGGAGAAGCCGTAAAGAAGATAATTGTAGACGGCAAAGAATTCTTCAGCACCGACCCTAAAATTGCGCTCAAATCTCTCCCTGCAGACATCATAGACAAGGTACAGATCATCGATGATAAATCTGAACAGGCTAAATTCTCAGGGTTCGATGATGGTAAACGGGACAAGGTCATCAATATCGTTACCAAACCCAATCGCAAAAGAGGATATTTCGGTAAAGCAAACGGCAGTCTGGGAAATGATGAAAAGTATGCGACCAATATCAATATAAATGGCTTTCAGAATGACAAACGTTATTCCCTTACAGCAATGGCCAATAATACCAATGAGACCAATTTCGGAGAACAGGGACGCGGAGGCAACAGAGGAGGGAATTCAAATGTTGAGCGTGGCCTTTCCAAGACATACGCAGTAGCAACAAGCGTCAACAACAGCTATTTGAATCAAAAAATGCAGGTAAGCGCCGATTACAATTTTAATTCGACCAATACCAATATCTTTACAAATTCCCTAACCAATTACATACTCGGTTCACGGGCAAACCAGTTAAGAAAACAGACTCAGAATTCAGATAACGGATCCGTAAGTCACAATGCCGGAGCAAGGCTGCACTGGGATATAGATTCAACGCAACGTATAGATTTTGCTCCACAATTATCTTATACCTCCAATGACCGTACTAATTTTAACATAAGCACGACTCTTAATCAGCTTCAGGATACCATTAACACATCGGACCGGAGAAATCGGAATAATAGCAACAACTTTAATATATCGGGCGCACTTACTTATATGGTACGACTGAATAAACCCGGAAGGACATTATCTGTTAATTTAAACGGCAATCATTCCTCCAACAACAGTGAGGGACGCACATATGCGCTCAATCAATATTATAAAGATGCACTGTTAAATCGTATCGACACCAATAATAATCAGAATATCTCTGAAGGCTATGGAAACGGAATAAACGGAAGACTGACGTTCACTGAAAATATATCCAAATTCAGCCGGTTACAGGCTAATTACAGTTACCGCAACACGGCAAATTATTCTGACCGCAAGACTTTCGAATTTTTGGAAGAAACCGGACAACTGGGACAGCTGAACGAGAGGCTGTCAAATGAATTCAGAAATGATTTTGATTTTCACAGCGGTGGGATATCTTATTTATTCTCTAAAAAAGACAGTCTAACCTTTCAGATTGGGGCAAATTATCAATATGCTTCCCGCAAAAATGACAAGACTTTTCCTAAAAATGTCATTACCACTTCCGGGTTCAGGAGCTTTTTGCCGGAGATGAATATCACTTATCACATCAGTAAAGAAAAGCGGCTGGAATTAAAATACAATACCGCGACTAATGCCCCTTCTATAAATCAGTTGCAAGACTTTATAGACAATCAGAATGCCTTACGTATTCAAAACGGTAATCCGGATCTGAATCAGGAATATAAACATAATATCAGTTTTCAGTTCAGAGATATCAAAAAATCAACAGGACGAAGTTTCAACTCCAGCCTCAACTTTGAATACATACAGGATAAGATCGTCAATTCGATCTTGCTCACAGATACAGCTGTACAAATCACAGACGAGATTATCTTAGGTGCAGGTGGACAGTACATCAGACCGGAGAATGTTAACGGAGCTTACTCCGTCAGGATGACAAACAGTCTGGGTTTACCGATCAACAAATGGAAACTGAATCTCAATCTGAATAATAATCTTTTCTTCAATAACAATTACTCCATACTAAATAAAGACTTGTTAAATTCCAGATCCTATGTTATACGTCAGCGAGTAGGAGTATCCAGTAACTTCGGTAGAAAGACAGTAATTGGACTTTCCTACAACGGCAACCTGACCTTTACTGAAAACCCGTCATTACAGGTCAAAAAATATAATGTGTACAACCATACCATCAACAATAATGCATCTGTAGATTTCTGGAAAGGAATGTTTGTGACTTCGAATATAAACTACATGCTTAACGGAGGTGTACAGAATACTTCCGGTGTGCAGACTGTCATCTGGAATGCCTCCATAGGCAAACGGTTCTTTCAGAAAGAAAATGCGGAATTGTCTTTAAAAGCGTTTGACATTTTCAATAAAGCAAAAAATGTCAACAGGCGTATAGATGAATTCTCCATTTCAGACGTGCAGTCCAACACACTGACCCGCTATTTTCTGTTGAGTTTTACATACCATTTACGCAAATTCGGCGGACAGGAAAGCAAAGGGTCACGCGGACCGTCTAATTCGCGCGGAGAACGGGGAAGAGGCCGAGGAAACCGCTAA
- a CDS encoding TetR/AcrR family transcriptional regulator, with amino-acid sequence MKDNAMSRKERIMKEALALFAEKGYADTSTKIIAQNAEVSEALIFKHFGNKDALLFHLIKSGYRRVLMYHKGMMTYKNPKDFLKNMIFLPSKLVAEEPIFWKLQERLSHNSFSRQQHEQFMKPVQPIINRAFEELGYENPELETQFLLIVIDSLWKKEASGEIDQSLDLAILLEKKYDLL; translated from the coding sequence ATGAAAGATAATGCGATGAGTCGCAAGGAAAGGATAATGAAGGAGGCTCTGGCTCTCTTTGCTGAGAAAGGATATGCGGATACTTCGACAAAAATTATTGCTCAAAATGCAGAAGTCTCAGAGGCCTTGATTTTTAAGCATTTTGGAAATAAAGATGCGCTGCTTTTTCATCTGATCAAATCCGGATACCGTAGGGTACTGATGTATCATAAGGGTATGATGACTTACAAAAATCCAAAAGACTTTCTCAAAAATATGATTTTTCTGCCAAGTAAACTGGTGGCTGAAGAACCTATTTTCTGGAAGCTGCAGGAACGTCTGTCTCATAATTCTTTTTCGCGTCAACAACACGAACAATTTATGAAACCTGTACAGCCTATTATTAACCGGGCATTTGAGGAACTCGGATATGAAAATCCGGAACTTGAAACACAGTTTTTATTAATTGTTATTGACTCGCTCTGGAAAAAAGAAGCCAGCGGTGAGATTGACCAATCCCTGGATCTGGCTATTCTTTTGGAGAAAAAATACGATCTGTTATAA
- a CDS encoding glycoside hydrolase family 3 protein, which produces MIFRKMVLGLAFVAVSIAAKAQSNPNFVAFINQKHAWVDSVFNTLSPKEKIGQLFLVRAHTNLGQKYIDSVATVIQKEQLGGLVVFQGGPVRHANMFNRYQAVAKVPLLMTFDGEWGLGMRMPDSTISYPYQMTLGAIQDESLIYQMGKEVAKDFHRIGMHFNFAPVVDINNNPKNPVINFRSFGDNKYNVVKKAKAYMDGMVDGGIIASLKHFPGHGDTDVDSHHDLPQLKFSKERLDTLEMYPFRQLIKDGAPAVMVAHMNIPSLDPTPNMPSSISKPVVTGLLKDQLGFKGLTVTDAMDMSGVKKFFPNGEADVQAIIAGHDLLEVSENSGRAIGLIEKAIKDGRIKQADLDARVKKVLAAKLWVGLNRKRVISTNYLYDDLNRTSSKQLVQRLADASITLLNSNNRLYSFQPKQKTAIVSIGVTAAQDFEKEMKARLPESDIYYIKGDEKEEALQEIFKNAKGHKQLIVAIHDDRSRPRSEVPFSPEVKEVIAKLAKRKAITCLFTNPYALADLPGVEKSQSILMGYQNDWFMQRAAVRAIFREIKPKGKLPVTINENYKYGTGI; this is translated from the coding sequence ATGATATTTAGAAAAATGGTTTTAGGGCTTGCCTTTGTGGCTGTTTCAATTGCCGCTAAAGCACAGTCTAACCCAAATTTTGTTGCCTTTATTAATCAAAAGCACGCCTGGGTTGATTCTGTATTCAATACCCTCTCACCTAAAGAGAAAATAGGACAATTGTTTCTTGTCCGTGCACATACGAATCTGGGCCAGAAATATATAGATTCTGTGGCTACCGTGATTCAAAAAGAACAGTTGGGTGGTCTGGTTGTTTTTCAGGGCGGACCTGTGCGTCATGCCAATATGTTTAACCGTTATCAGGCTGTTGCCAAAGTGCCATTGCTGATGACTTTTGATGGTGAATGGGGGCTGGGTATGCGTATGCCGGATTCTACAATTTCTTATCCTTATCAAATGACTTTGGGAGCGATTCAGGATGAGTCTCTGATCTATCAGATGGGTAAAGAGGTGGCTAAAGATTTTCATCGTATCGGCATGCATTTTAATTTTGCGCCAGTAGTTGATATTAATAATAATCCTAAAAACCCGGTGATCAATTTCAGATCATTCGGTGATAATAAATACAATGTCGTTAAGAAAGCAAAAGCTTATATGGACGGTATGGTTGACGGGGGGATTATTGCGTCATTAAAGCATTTTCCGGGGCATGGAGATACGGATGTGGACTCACACCATGATTTGCCGCAGTTGAAATTCAGTAAAGAGCGTCTTGATACGTTGGAAATGTATCCCTTCAGACAGTTGATCAAAGATGGTGCACCAGCTGTCATGGTTGCGCATATGAATATTCCAAGTCTGGATCCGACACCTAATATGCCTTCATCTATATCCAAACCTGTGGTAACAGGACTTTTGAAAGATCAGTTGGGCTTCAAGGGTCTTACGGTTACAGATGCCATGGATATGAGTGGCGTGAAGAAATTTTTTCCAAACGGAGAAGCAGATGTTCAGGCTATTATTGCTGGTCATGATTTGTTGGAAGTCTCTGAAAACAGTGGCCGTGCTATTGGGTTGATCGAAAAAGCAATCAAAGATGGCCGTATCAAACAAGCTGATCTGGATGCCCGTGTAAAGAAGGTTCTTGCTGCAAAATTGTGGGTTGGTCTGAACCGTAAGCGTGTAATCAGTACTAACTATCTGTACGATGACCTGAACAGAACGAGTTCAAAACAACTGGTACAGCGATTAGCGGATGCATCCATTACACTGCTGAATTCTAATAACCGTCTGTATTCCTTTCAGCCAAAGCAAAAAACAGCCATTGTAAGTATAGGTGTTACTGCGGCACAGGATTTCGAAAAAGAAATGAAAGCCCGTCTTCCGGAGTCTGATATATATTACATCAAAGGAGATGAAAAAGAAGAAGCACTACAGGAGATCTTTAAAAATGCGAAAGGACATAAGCAGTTGATCGTAGCGATTCACGATGATCGTTCACGTCCGCGCAGTGAGGTTCCTTTTAGCCCTGAAGTAAAAGAAGTGATTGCTAAATTAGCAAAGAGAAAAGCGATTACCTGTCTGTTTACGAATCCTTACGCATTGGCTGATCTGCCGGGTGTAGAGAAAAGTCAATC